AGAGATATTTCATTGTTTAGAATGCTGAGAGAGAGAATGGTGATGAAAGAGCTGTAACcaggtttttttcagtcatgtTAATTAACCTGCCATGTTAATTCTTCACCTGTAGATTTCACCAGAACTTACTTCCCCACTTGATCCAGACGGTGCAATTTCTCCACCTTGGGGAAATGAGGAGCCTGTTGGAGACATCCAGGAGCCCCTGACACGTGGGATCTTACCCAGTAAACCACAACTCCCAGATTTCTTCTTCAGTAAGAATTTACAGGTTTATACTGGCACCTCACAGTGTTTTAGCTGAAAATCTCTGAGGGTTCTTGAAGCACAATGAGTTGGGCCATCACAGACAGTTACTCTGCCAATTATAGTCTCCTGAAGGAGACTTCAGTAGATTTAGTTTAATAAGAAAAATCAGCTTCTAGTTTGGGGGCAAGAAGGCTGTAAGCTAAGCTTCTAAATGATCCCTATGTTTTTATTTACCTGCTTTGAGTTTTCTTCCGTATTCAGCTGTCCTCTGACCATCTCCCATTTGACACCTCTCTATAACTGTCACTAATGATAATTAATGTAACCAAAAGGATGCTTTTTGGTAGCGAGAGCTTATTTATCTGTGTTGTTCAATGTTAATTCATAGGTTGTGGGTtatcttttggaaaaaaatcaaatgttaaaatgggtttttttctagttGGCAGATGTCAGTGACATCAGATTAATGACCTCCAAAATACAACCATGTTTAATTTAATAGTAGGTCTTTTATACAAGCAGAGTGGCTACATAATATGTTCTGAATATGGagatttcaaagaaatttttaaaaaattattttcaaagaaatttaaaaaatcaaactaaTTAAAAGAATCACCCGAAGTCCATAATTTAGTGTAATACTGGTGTAATACTGCACAGGAGCAATCCAGAGAGCTTCCCAGCTAGAAGGCAGGGTGTAGAAGGAAGAATCTAGAATTCCTTACTTTTGGTACCATTGGTACTTGAAGTGCCATCTGATGCTGGCAAGGGGGGCTATTTACAGACACGAACAagacagggctgctgtggaaagtgcctcgagctgtttatttttcagcatcactctcattacatggttatgacaatgggaagatgccagcaactcacatcccaggcagcaggcCAAAAAACTtcatgttacaacttactttataagcttcttgaccaatcacacaaagcaaaagcacattgacagtagttctatccaatcaccataagcacacgtacctttggttaaaacaatgcttgcttatttcaaatacaatatcTACTTTTAAGCCTTTTAAAAcacaacacacagagctccattattaagctttaaccttcctaatatcttgctagatgaactttctgtagcttagagagcTATTCAGACAAGTGTTAATATACAGgccattgttctatttgcccttgctttttctacagtttaaatgatttttctgctgacttatctcatggctgctgctttagTTCTACTTACATTTCTGCTGTATCTGAGGCCtaccttttgcagctttccccaaaACTCTCTAATTTTGTATATTCCCacaccatccctgggtgctcCAGGTTGCTTGTAAGCTGTATtttccccacagcccaggagaaATCCAGCCATGCACAGGAATTCAGCCTGCCAGCACTGAAGCCCACAATGAAAACACGAGCTCCCTTTGTCACTGTTCCTGCCACCCACGAGATTCCTGCCATGTTTTACCCCTCTGAGAATGAGGATTTCCAGCAATCTTTGGGCTTTTCAGGAGGCAACCTGTGCAGCCAGTCAGTGGCATTTCCCAGGAGTGCTCCTGGCCCCCAGGACAGGAATTCTGACACCTCTGTGTTTGGGGAGTACGCGGAAGATGGACAATGGGGATCTGTGCCACCAGTGCTCCCTGATGTGACTGCCCAAGCCAGACAAAGCAAGTGGCTGAAGTATCAAAGCAGTGCTCAGAGCGATTTGATCCCTGAAAACAGTGctgaaggggaggaggagaaggatgaCATCTGTGTCCGGAGCGTGCTGGGAATGCCACCGGGTGACccaggagagagcagagccatCGATCTGagcgctcccagccctgcagcgcCGCTGCCGGCCGGGAGCTGGCCCGGGGAGCGCTCCGGGGCTGcaaacagcagccaggcagatcCGGTGTCACCGGGGAACGCGCTCTCCCTGCCCTTACGGCAGGCACCTCTGGCTTCGGCCACACAAAAGGTGTTGAGTCACCTGAGCTGCCACGGCGGAACAGGAGAGGGCCAGGTGTGTACCAGGCTGTCACTGACACACCAACACAGTGCTCTGGCCAAAGGGGCTGCATTTATCTCATTTCCTGCAGATTTTATCAGTAGGATTGCATAGTGACaccaaaaaaagtattttttaatttttaatgtatttttattttaatatatttttttttcatttttaatatatttttaatacattagTCACATGCCATGACTAATCCTTTGTAAAGGTAATTCAGTGCCAGATTTAGATTTTTAATCTGAATGTCAATGGCAGGAAgataaaacaaaagctgctggaCTGTTTTGACATCTCTGATTGGTAACAAATTGTGGGTTTTTCTTATTTGTGGTATCAGCATCATTTTAATCAACACCTATTTTTGCTTCAAGTCATAGTCTCTGACTTCAAATTATTATAAATTCCTTCAGTTTTAGTTGTGTAAAAGTCAAGTTATGGCACTGAATAAGCACCTAAAAATTTAGCACACATGTTTGTGATCAGTAGGCAGATGGAGCAAATTGGGCACATTGAAGCACCACACCAACCACAAGTTAAGTTTTTAAGTTGTCAAATGGTTTTGAGAGTTGAAGAAAATGTtgactctttcttttttttcaagtttttttggCTCTATAAAACTGTCCAGTAcagtatttgtgtgaagcagagaaaggaaataacTAATACATTTAACATATACATGGGTATACACATTGTGTGtgtttaaatacaaatatatagaTATGTAAAATCCATATACCAGACTTAAAAAGCTTGTGAAGACATTtataattcatttatttttgtgcaAAAAATGGTGTTGAAAATAGGGTTTGTGTGCTCCTTCCCCATGCCTAGTGCTGAAAAACATGATTTTGAACAACATAACATTTATTCTAAAGCCTTTGGAAATATTATCTGTGTTATTATAAATGCAAGCTGTTTGGCAAGGAGCAAATTTTACCCTCACGGTGCATCCTAAATGGCAGCCCAAGCTCTAGGAAAATTTTTAGTatcttttagtatttttttagtattttttacaAATCTGCAATTTTCTCATTCAAGGTCTTACAGTTTTTAATGGTTTATTTTCCTGGGTCTTTTTAGGACATAACAATTCCTGAGTTGTCTTTTCCTCCTGTGGATAAAGTGAAACACAGCAATCTTCCTAAAAGAAAGATTTccatcccagctgtgtttcAGTCTCACACTCACTACAAGCAGGTTTTTAAAGCTGCTCTGACAGGTAAGTCTCTGTTCTGTGAAATGCTGTCATTTTAAACATTACCTATTAAAACAGCAGggtgcatttcatttttttatattcCTACTGAAATATATTTAGTCTATACCCAAAATTGCAGAGGCAAGCCAAAAAGACAGTACACACTGTTCAACTCTGTAACCTCAGGGCTGTTTTCCAGTCTTAAGATAcctaagcctttttttttttcccctggaataAGTGGATTTTTCAGGTCATGTGGTTTCTTTTAGGACtcagatgaaatattttgatttggGATGGAAATTTTCCAATGGAAATACATTTGTTTGGATGTTGTGTAGCTGTGTAAGCATTTTAAGGGTGTGCTAATGATTCTGTTGTTGTCCTTTCCCCACCAAGAGCAATTGAACATAATGCTGTTTGAGTTGGCACAGAGGCTACACCATGCCCTCTCCAAGGTGGATATATCATTTTACACTGCAGTGAAAGATGGGCAAAGCCAGGGCCAAGGAAGCTGTGCCCCACTCTGCAACCACATGCACCCTGCTAAGCTGGTGATGGTTAAAAAAGAAGGTCAAAACAAGGTGCTATTTATTCCTTGTGGTTTTTACTCTTTGGGGGTGAAAGCATCcattgctttctcttttttttcttgcttgttttgGTGCTCAtggacctttttttttccctcccttcccttgtAGGGTCGTTTGTTCTATGCCTGTGATGCCCCAAAAGCTGAGCAGTGCTCCTTTTTCAAGTGGATTGAAGATGTGAACCCCACACAGACAAAATCCAGACCCAGTGCAGTGCTCCATGACCCAAAAAGTATTGGGACATACCTCAGGAGTCAAAAGATTGCTGTTTATGAGGAATGCCAGCTTTTGGTGAGGTATCCTCAAATACTGTGCCAATTCAAGGTTTATAAATATTCCAGTAGCCCAGGACTTCAGCAGGATTTAACACATATTCTCTATATTTAAAGAGTAAAGAtttctttctgtaaagaaaTGCAAGAGCTAAATTAGcgaaggaaaaatatttatagcaaTGCTATTTGTTTTTAGCAAGAATCAAAACTGCTGACCAGCAATGTGATCAATTGCTAGTGTCAGAACTTTTGCATTTGAACTTTGTTCATTTAATCCTCAGTAGGAGAATTTGATTTATTCTCTTCAAGATTCTAATTTTAATGCCAGAAGTCATCTCAAGGGCTATTCTGTGCTGTTTAACTGTAGAGGAAACAATTTAATTGTGGCTGGATATTGAGGAGATTTTGCAGTCAAGATAAATGGAGGTTTCTTCCTTTTGGTGCTGAATCCAAAATTTGCTGATGGTttacatacctttttttttatctatTACCCAGGAAAGCCTTTGAAATTCCAACACAGAGGTACAGTAAGTTCAAGAAATTTATGAATACACCTGCCAGCTTTGATGGTGACTCCAAACCCAAATTATACCTGAAGCTAAGCAGAAAGGAGCATTCTTCTCTCTACAGCAAAGGTGAGCACATCTTACACATCAGATTTCAAAAGTGGCAGTGGGAGAAGCTGATGAGGACTCTGTATTGTTTTTGACAGATGACATCTGGGTTGTTTCCAAGACTCTGAACTTTGATCCCATTGATACTTTCATTGCAAGCAGTGCTTTCTTTGGACCATCCTCCAACAATGAGATAGAATTGCTACCACTGAAAGGCTACAGTCCCTCCAACTGGAGATCCAACAGTGAGTTCTACAGCAACATTGAGAACTGTGGGAAACAACTAAGGAAAAATCCAGCCAGCAATGAAGGATGAGCTGCTGAGAATATGAGAATTTCTCAAACCTTGCACATGATTTaattcacagtattttttttccttgtatgtTTGAATATATAATTTGAATACATTAATTAAGGCAGTTAAACTGCAAAGTAGCTGGGAAATTGCAAATGGGTGGGGAAGGAATAATATGAAGAAAGTAGTAAATTATGTAATATGATATACAATGCAAGTTGACTGTGAGAGTGTAAGTAAAAGGAATCTGTTTTTACTgttcttgaaaaacaaaatgcagaaaccTCAAACAACTCactggaaattttattttttttataaaaagccATGTATTAAGCCTGTGACTGCAAAAGTTTCTTGGTTTTGCTGTTGAATTAAGTTAAAgctttggggttgttttgttttgtaaatggAGAAGATAAAATCAGTTAATAACTCTTTTGGCATTTTATAATTCATTTCTTAACAATTTCTGCTCTATTaactcctttctccttttgtttttctgtggcCCTTGCAGTGTGTGTTCATGCCTTGCTGGTTTGTAATGCCAGTGGTGAGCTGGCCTCCTTAAGGAACATGGAGGAGCACTTCAATCCATCCACATTACCGCTGATCCCATATCTCCTGAAAATGTGAGTTATTGTCCTGGGATACTGTGAGCAGTCCAGTGCAGGAATATCAGAACCAGGAGACAGAAATTCTATCATATCACAACTTCtgggtattttttgttttcctaggAATTTTGATTCTGAAAATGCTACAAAAAGAGTCAACAAAAGGAAATTCACTCCACCTGCCATGAGTGTGAAGTGCTCCATGATGTCTGGCCCTGTGAGCTCTCAAGTGGCAATGGGAGTGGCCGAAGAGATGATCCAGAGGTTCTCCCTGAACCCAGACCAAGCAGCATCACTGATTCACGTGGCTCAGATGATGACCTGTGAAAAGCCCAAAGGAGGGGAGGAACATCAGAGCTTGCCCATCACAATCATACGTGGTACACAGCCAAGAATTGTGACACTTGCTGCTGTTGTAGCTTTGCACAAATGTTGATTAATGGGAAATGCCATCAATACGGAATGCCAGAATCAGCCCCTCTGATACTGACTGTGACATTAGTACATTCattctgtcagcacagagcttTTGCccctttaaattaaatttaaattgaattaaattttcattctgccttttccaggatTTCACTGAAGCATAGGAGGTTTTGCCTAGAAATGCCTATAcataaaatcagaattatttattgtcttcagcttttttcttttcatatgaaAACCACTTTTTATCACGTATTAGCTTTTATCATGTATTAGCTATTTATTAATACAACCATGTATTGTTTTTGTAAGTGTAAGCAAGCTCATGCAATTAATTTAGAGGAATCACAGCATAACTGAAGTTAAAGCAATTGATTCAAACTTTCTAGGAAATTCTCACTTGTAACTTGggctttttcttccaaaatcccAGGTGTTTTTGGAGCTGGCAAGAGCTATTTGCTGTCCGTGGTGATCTTGTTCCTCGTGCAGCTCTTTGAAAGCAGTGAAGCTACAGAGGGTTTGAGGGCAACTCCATGGAAACTCCTCATTGCTTCTTCCACCAACGTTGCTGTGGACAGGATCCTGCTGGGGTGGGTTGCTGAGGCTTTTATGGTTCTTCTTCCAAAACCAATAATGCACTTGGAAACGAATGGCTTACACTTTAGTGGTAATTGTGTTGgtattttctgtaaaacacaTCCAAAAGATTGATTTGTTTCCCTAAAAAGTGCCACACACAGACTTTAATTGTTCCTCAGCTCTTTTGCACAGTTAAAAGAGTGAAAGCTACATAAAACATCTACAGAAGACTATTTTAGGCTCTGCTCTCATCAAATATGCTATTAAAATCCATCAGGACAAAGTAGTACTGCTCAGGGATCTTTGGGATGTACCAGtaggggaaggaggagcagagaggatcAGATTTGTGAAAATTTAGCATGAAATAAATGCATGgtttggaaggaaaaaggaagggaagataCATATGGAAGACTATGAGAGGGGAATCATCAAGGCATTAAATCATGATGAggtaatttattttgattttgttgaATTACTGAGGTACTTCATCTCAGTAATCACTGAAGTTTGTGTTCCTGAGTGTTCTGATGTGTCTTTTGAAAccactttgaaaattttctcAAGATTTCATCTTTCCCTTTCTGTAATGTTTatcatctctttttctttcaagtctGCTCGAGCTTGGATTTGAGGATTTTATAAGAGTGGGAAGTGTAAGGAAAATCACGAAAGCAATTCTTCCCCATAGGTAAGAAACCTCTTTGAGGGATCTGAAGCAATTTGGGGTAGGTTAATACATTATAATAAAGTGTGGTTATCTTTCCAAGCACTGCTATTTTCAGTTACTGCAATGTATGTTACAAAATCTTCTTTAAAGTTTACATGCAGGCTCAGGAAATGAAAACGAGCAGCTGAAAGAGCTGCTTGCTCTGTTGAAAGAAGATTTGACTCCAGCTGAGAAAATCTATGTCAGGAAGAGCATTGAGCAGCATAAACTGGGGACCAATAAAACTATTCTGCAACAGGTACAGTCAAAGAGATGGGATGGGAAAGCAGGGATTTGCTGTGTCTTATCTACAAGGCTGAGCACATGGAAACTGGGAATTTATCATTCAAAACTCCTGGTTTTGAAATACAAACTGAACTTTAGGTTTGATTGCACAGGTATGGCTTAGTGTCCTGTTGCTAGAAATAAATTTAGCTGTATTCTCCTGCTCTAGTTAGGTGCTGCACAGAGATGAACTATGAAATGATTTTAACTTTTTGCCTGCCTGTTTTCTCCTCGCTGCTGGCAGGTGAAGGTGGTTGGAGTGACGTGTGCTGcctgccccttcccctgcctgAAGGCGCTCAGGTTTCCTGTGGTGGTGCTGGATGAGTGCAGCCAGATGACTGAgcctgcctccctgctccccatcgCCAGGTACAGCCCTCCTGTACCTGAGGGGCCTCAGCAGGGgcaccagctcccagcagtgcaaCAGTCCACACCTTTGTGAGCACAGGAACACCCTAGCAGTAAGAAGAGGGATTTCAAATTGAGGCCTGTCCTTAGGTGTTATTAAACTGGGGTGGAGGTGGGAGGCTGATGGGAAGCAGTGTGATACAGAAACAAGCACACACTTTGGTTATGAACACTTTAACATCCTTTCTAGAACACtgtttttttcacattcttATTTAGGTTTCAGTGCGAAAAGCTCATCCTTGTTGGAGACCCCAAGCAACTGCCACCAACTATCCAAGGGTCTGAGAGTGTTCATGAGCAGGGATTGGAGCAGACCCTCTTTGACCGACTCTGCTTAATGGTAGGTGCTGCTGAATGCAGCTTTGGAAAAGGTGGAGAGTGGAACTGTAACTCCCCTGAGGTCACATGGGGAATTCTGGTCCAGGTGTCAGAGTATCAGGGTTTCAGCACTACAAAATAtcttaaaatcacagaatggtgtgggttggaagggacctcaaggTCACCCCCaccacagacagggacaggttCCACTACCCCCttgctcccagctccatcccagccctaaTGTCTGTGTCCTCATCCCTTAGGGACACGAACCCATTGTTCTCCGGACACAGTACCGCTGTCACCCTGCCCTCAGTGCCATCGCCAACGAGCTCTTCTACAGTGGGCACCTCATCGATGGCATCTCCCAGGGGGACAGGGCTCCTCTGTTGGAGTGGCTGCCAACACTCTGCTTTTACAGCGTCCATGGCATGGAGCAGGTGAGTTCCTCAGCACTGCTTATGTAACCAGTCAATATTGTCATTTTCCctccattccattcctttttacatttttggtGAGAGctaatttgggaatttttttccttcttcccagaTTGAAAGAGACAACAGCTTTTACAACATGGCAGAAGCTCATTTTACAGTCAAGCTCATCCAGTCTCTGATTGCAAGTGGAATAGAAGGAGCTGATATTGGCGTGATTACCCTTTATAAATCACAAATGTATAAGGTTTGTGTCATAAATCAGTAACAAAAATCAATAAAGCCCTTCTCTTAAATGGACTCTGAGTAGCCAAACTCACCCCCTTCTCTGTTTCTTTGCCCCCAGATCCAGAATTTGCTTAGTGGGGTTCACTCTGAGGCTTTTGAGGTCAAGCCTGTGCAGGTGTCCACGGTGGATGCATTCCAAGGTGCTGAGAGGGAGATCATTGTGCTGTCCTGTGTCAGGACCAGGCACTTGGGTTTCATAGACTCAGAGAGGAGGATGAACGTGGCACTAACAAGGGCCAAGAGGCACCTGCTGATTGTGGGGAGTCTGCCCTGTCTGAGCAGGAACAGGCTGTGGGGGAGAGTAATTCACCACTGCAGAGGTAAGAGCTGCTTTGCTGGGGTATTTGAAACCTGCACCTCATTATCTTTAATTAGACTATGTACAATACACCTTACAAtgtttataataatatataaaattaatatataaaatatatggtGTGTACACTAGAGCAACCACTATATTCATTGCATATAAACTCCAATGTTTAATATTACACTCAAAATCTAATGTATTGCAAGAATGTGCAAGTTGCACATTTACAGTTTACAACTTTACCTGCTTGGCTGACATCAAATAAAGCATCTTGGTGACTGAACTCCACAGAGCCA
The genomic region above belongs to Molothrus aeneus isolate 106 chromosome 4, BPBGC_Maene_1.0, whole genome shotgun sequence and contains:
- the ZGRF1 gene encoding 5'-3' DNA helicase ZGRF1 — protein: MASQEFTVLYTHQKMKKSKTWQDGILRVRTGRNQATLFDDKGQCLESIFIKSQVTPGDDLESERYLITVEAAKVSEKPSEEQPKQAETPAVDRNGFKPALLPPRHLPVGLKRKFTGFRGPRQVEKKTPAVEDEGKAAVLPSSKGCQGSFPSQFYVSSPLFSTVCRKDAGTNPSASSQEEVCRDNGREQMSVSSLLSAPFSDSWEGTERQNFHQLVGKQESPLLTGHTGAGAVSHHIRSAAQIIALLKSKPAQGHHREQTSGATGCLSRVQAAQNAGLCDRKSPVLPALSGDPAKGLVPDTQHLPFVQGNVNDRKDWNVLALPNSAEQSCGEEVSGHRQDKKVNNLSQNLQGDCNTSSYFLPESTVSRMSDSQFDPSSGDISPSASPTTFESHPFGYREHSGTDRLRENCSVKMQSELHPRQNSEGLSNDPELSGDVTLAEAGIGKEEFSLQGTGCNPDGELMEVSFNLMEAFDFNDMDNEDVCEREGKGLSEGDTPSWSPGSFQGGDVAQGAALSPHLKPHSCCDVETQSKNEVTCSKSDGEGGPPPQLCDGDARRAAEDAANQTRTQVELLGDGHNIKEISESQSSFEGSKQEEDLDGCAALTINGTSWVKKQHSDLLPGDTSVNECHHETRLSEATGSLTGISPSRIISALDQKTEEGVTQLGCMESPDVGSEHFWATRSGDMKPGSPLLALSQKSDPLGGGCLTPEKTAVGGTVLENAESRTASPEACQGETVGVDCLKCTAVAENCSGFPDLVNDIALLRALTQHSTALESLQRMEENTSMFCETDTPRETLEPLEKDQAIKEFTEMPYSESLQASSCSYFDSPALMPNCVDSLLQKTDAYIVPIAAAQRDPGPYDWQSKSPGSRSLHKDDVDIVREGNFQVKPDVIQEPGINQSSLALDVHPEVPPWTVSHLPSDLRQTQWTAWEPGKISPELTSPLDPDGAISPPWGNEEPVGDIQEPLTRGILPSKPQLPDFFFTQEKSSHAQEFSLPALKPTMKTRAPFVTVPATHEIPAMFYPSENEDFQQSLGFSGGNLCSQSVAFPRSAPGPQDRNSDTSVFGEYAEDGQWGSVPPVLPDVTAQARQSKWLKYQSSAQSDLIPENSAEGEEEKDDICVRSVLGMPPGDPGESRAIDLSAPSPAAPLPAGSWPGERSGAANSSQADPVSPGNALSLPLRQAPLASATQKVLSHLSCHGGTGEGQDITIPELSFPPVDKVKHSNLPKRKISIPAVFQSHTHYKQVFKAALTEQLNIMLFELAQRLHHALSKVDISFYTAVKDGQSQGQGSCAPLCNHMHPAKLVMVKKEGQNKGRLFYACDAPKAEQCSFFKWIEDVNPTQTKSRPSAVLHDPKSIGTYLRSQKIAVYEECQLLVRKAFEIPTQRYSKFKKFMNTPASFDGDSKPKLYLKLSRKEHSSLYSKDDIWVVSKTLNFDPIDTFIASSAFFGPSSNNEIELLPLKGYSPSNWRSNMCVHALLVCNASGELASLRNMEEHFNPSTLPLIPYLLKMNFDSENATKRVNKRKFTPPAMSVKCSMMSGPVSSQVAMGVAEEMIQRFSLNPDQAASLIHVAQMMTCEKPKGGEEHQSLPITIIRGVFGAGKSYLLSVVILFLVQLFESSEATEGLRATPWKLLIASSTNVAVDRILLGLLELGFEDFIRVGSVRKITKAILPHSLHAGSGNENEQLKELLALLKEDLTPAEKIYVRKSIEQHKLGTNKTILQQVKVVGVTCAACPFPCLKALRFPVVVLDECSQMTEPASLLPIARFQCEKLILVGDPKQLPPTIQGSESVHEQGLEQTLFDRLCLMGHEPIVLRTQYRCHPALSAIANELFYSGHLIDGISQGDRAPLLEWLPTLCFYSVHGMEQIERDNSFYNMAEAHFTVKLIQSLIASGIEGADIGVITLYKSQMYKIQNLLSGVHSEAFEVKPVQVSTVDAFQGAEREIIVLSCVRTRHLGFIDSERRMNVALTRAKRHLLIVGSLPCLSRNRLWGRVIHHCRGWENGLQHARQCEQQLNDILKSYLENWDEEEQRKKKEK